One Bos indicus isolate NIAB-ARS_2022 breed Sahiwal x Tharparkar chromosome 22, NIAB-ARS_B.indTharparkar_mat_pri_1.0, whole genome shotgun sequence DNA window includes the following coding sequences:
- the GLT8D1 gene encoding glycosyltransferase 8 domain-containing protein 1 isoform X1, translating to MSTVMYLLTLGACFCFVGLKTNIYIRQKRKMSFRKVNIVILVLAVALFLLVLHHNFLGLSSLLRNEVSDSGIVGLQPVDFIPNAPQRVVDGREEEIPVVIAASEDRLGGAIAAINSIQHNTRSNVIFYIVTLNGTADHLRSWLSSSNLKRIRYKIVNFDTKLLEGKVKEDPDQGESIKPLTFARFYLPILVPRAKKAIYMDDDVIVQGDILALYNTPLKPGHAAAFSEDCDSTSAKVVIRGAGNQYNYIGYLDYKKERIRELSMKASTCSFNPGVFVANLTEWRRQNITNQLEKWMKLNVEEGLYSRTLAGSITTPPLLIVFYQQHSTIDPMWNVRHLGSSAGKRYSPQFVKAAKLLHWNGHFKPWGRTASYTDVWEKWYIPDPTGKFSLIRRHVEISNTK from the exons ATGTCCACTGTAATGTACCTACTGACTTTGggggcttgtttttgttttgtagggttaaaaactaatatttatataagacagaagagaaagatgTCATTTCGTAAAG TAAATATCGTCATCCTGGTCCTGGCTGTTGCTCTCTTCTTACTGGTTTTGCATCATAACTTCCTTGGTCTGAGCAGTTTGCTGAGGAATGAGGTTTCAG ATTCAGGAATTGTGGGGCTTCAGCCAGTGGACTTTATCCCAAATGCTCCCCAACGTGTGGTAGACGGGAGAGAAGAGGAGATTCCTGTGGTCATTGCTGCATCTGAAGATAGGCTCGGAGGGGCCATTGCAGCCATAAACAGCATTCAGCACAATACTCGCTCCAACGTGATTTTCTACATTGTTACACTCAATGGCACAGCAGACCATCTCCG GTCCTGGCTCAGTAGCAGTAACCTGAAACGTATCAGGTACAAAATTGTGAATTTTGACACTAAACTTTTGGAAGGGAAAGTAAAGGAGGATCCTGACCAGGGGGAATCCATAAAACCA TTAACCTTTGCAAGGTTCTACTTGCCAATTCTGGTTCCCAGAGCAAAGAAGGCCATATACATGGATGATGATGTGATCGTGCAAG GTGATATTCTTGCCCTGTACAATACACCACTGAAGCCAGGACACGCAGCTGCATTTTCAGAAGACTGTGATTCAACCTCTGCTAAAGTTGTCAtccgtggagcagggaaccag TACAATTACATTGGATATCTTGACTATAAGAAGGAGAGAATTCGTGAACTTTCCATGAAAGCCAGCACCTGCTCATTTAATCCTGGAGTTTTTGTTGCAAACTTGACAGAATGGAGAAGACAGAATATAACTAACCAGCTGGAAAAATGGATGAAACTTAATGTAGA AGAGGGGCTGTATAGCAGAACACTGGCTGGCAGCATCACAACGCCACCCCTACTGATCGTGTTTTATCAGCAGCACTCCACCATCGACCCTATGTGGAACGTTCGCCACCTTG GTTCCAGTGCTGGAAAACGATATTCACCCCAATTTGTAAAGGCTGCCAAGTTACTCCACTGGAATGGGCACTTTAAGCCATGGGGAAGAACTGCTTCATATACTGATGTCTGGGAAAAATGGTATATTCCAGACCCAACAGGCAAATTCAGCCTAATCCGAAGACATGTGGAGATCTCAAATACAAAGTAA
- the GLT8D1 gene encoding glycosyltransferase 8 domain-containing protein 1 isoform X4, whose translation MSTVMYLLTLGACFCFVGLKTNIYIRQKRKMSFRKVNIVILVLAVALFLLVLHHNFLGLSSLLRNEVSDSGIVGLQPVDFIPNAPQRVVDGREEEIPVVIAASEDRLGGAIAAINSIQHNTRSNVIFYIVTLNGTADHLRSWLSSSNLKRIRYKIVNFDTKLLEGKVKEDPDQGESIKPLTFARFYLPILVPRAKKAIYMDDDVIVQGDILALYNTPLKPGHAAAFSEDCDSTSAKVVIRGAGNQYNYIGYLDYKKERIRELSMKASTCSFNPGVFVANLTEWRRQNITNQLEKWMKLNVEEGLYSRTLAGSITTPPLLIVFYQQHSTIDPMWNVRHLAPLHLLYITHA comes from the exons ATGTCCACTGTAATGTACCTACTGACTTTGggggcttgtttttgttttgtagggttaaaaactaatatttatataagacagaagagaaagatgTCATTTCGTAAAG TAAATATCGTCATCCTGGTCCTGGCTGTTGCTCTCTTCTTACTGGTTTTGCATCATAACTTCCTTGGTCTGAGCAGTTTGCTGAGGAATGAGGTTTCAG ATTCAGGAATTGTGGGGCTTCAGCCAGTGGACTTTATCCCAAATGCTCCCCAACGTGTGGTAGACGGGAGAGAAGAGGAGATTCCTGTGGTCATTGCTGCATCTGAAGATAGGCTCGGAGGGGCCATTGCAGCCATAAACAGCATTCAGCACAATACTCGCTCCAACGTGATTTTCTACATTGTTACACTCAATGGCACAGCAGACCATCTCCG GTCCTGGCTCAGTAGCAGTAACCTGAAACGTATCAGGTACAAAATTGTGAATTTTGACACTAAACTTTTGGAAGGGAAAGTAAAGGAGGATCCTGACCAGGGGGAATCCATAAAACCA TTAACCTTTGCAAGGTTCTACTTGCCAATTCTGGTTCCCAGAGCAAAGAAGGCCATATACATGGATGATGATGTGATCGTGCAAG GTGATATTCTTGCCCTGTACAATACACCACTGAAGCCAGGACACGCAGCTGCATTTTCAGAAGACTGTGATTCAACCTCTGCTAAAGTTGTCAtccgtggagcagggaaccag TACAATTACATTGGATATCTTGACTATAAGAAGGAGAGAATTCGTGAACTTTCCATGAAAGCCAGCACCTGCTCATTTAATCCTGGAGTTTTTGTTGCAAACTTGACAGAATGGAGAAGACAGAATATAACTAACCAGCTGGAAAAATGGATGAAACTTAATGTAGA AGAGGGGCTGTATAGCAGAACACTGGCTGGCAGCATCACAACGCCACCCCTACTGATCGTGTTTTATCAGCAGCACTCCACCATCGACCCTATGTGGAACGTTCGCCACCTTG cCCCTTTGCATTTGTTGTATATAACTCATGCATGA
- the SPCS1 gene encoding signal peptidase complex subunit 1 gives MLEHLSSLPTQMDYKGQKLAEQMFQGIILFSAIVGFIYGYLAEQFGWTVYIVMAGFAFSCLLTLPPWPIYRRHPLKWLPVQDSSTEDKKPGERKVKRHAKNN, from the exons ATGTTGGAGCATCTGAGCTCACTGCCCACGCAAATG GATTACAAGGGCCAGAAGCTAGCTGAACAGATGTTTCAGGGAATTATCCTTTTTTCTGCA ATAGTTGGATTTATCTACGGGTACCTGGCTGAACAGTTCGGGTGGACTGTCTATATAGTTATGGCTGGATTTGCTTTTTCGTGTTTG CTGACACTTCCTCCATGGCCCATTTATCGCCGGCACCCCCTCAAGTGGTTACCTGTTCAAGACTCAAGCACAGAAGACAAGAAACCAGGGGAACGAAAAGTTAAGAGACATGCTAAAAATAATTGA
- the GLT8D1 gene encoding glycosyltransferase 8 domain-containing protein 1 isoform X3 has protein sequence MSFRKVNIVILVLAVALFLLVLHHNFLGLSSLLRNEVSDSGIVGLQPVDFIPNAPQRVVDGREEEIPVVIAASEDRLGGAIAAINSIQHNTRSNVIFYIVTLNGTADHLRSWLSSSNLKRIRYKIVNFDTKLLEGKVKEDPDQGESIKPLTFARFYLPILVPRAKKAIYMDDDVIVQGDILALYNTPLKPGHAAAFSEDCDSTSAKVVIRGAGNQYNYIGYLDYKKERIRELSMKASTCSFNPGVFVANLTEWRRQNITNQLEKWMKLNVEEGLYSRTLAGSITTPPLLIVFYQQHSTIDPMWNVRHLGSSAGKRYSPQFVKAAKLLHWNGHFKPWGRTASYTDVWEKWYIPDPTGKFSLIRRHVEISNTK, from the exons atgTCATTTCGTAAAG TAAATATCGTCATCCTGGTCCTGGCTGTTGCTCTCTTCTTACTGGTTTTGCATCATAACTTCCTTGGTCTGAGCAGTTTGCTGAGGAATGAGGTTTCAG ATTCAGGAATTGTGGGGCTTCAGCCAGTGGACTTTATCCCAAATGCTCCCCAACGTGTGGTAGACGGGAGAGAAGAGGAGATTCCTGTGGTCATTGCTGCATCTGAAGATAGGCTCGGAGGGGCCATTGCAGCCATAAACAGCATTCAGCACAATACTCGCTCCAACGTGATTTTCTACATTGTTACACTCAATGGCACAGCAGACCATCTCCG GTCCTGGCTCAGTAGCAGTAACCTGAAACGTATCAGGTACAAAATTGTGAATTTTGACACTAAACTTTTGGAAGGGAAAGTAAAGGAGGATCCTGACCAGGGGGAATCCATAAAACCA TTAACCTTTGCAAGGTTCTACTTGCCAATTCTGGTTCCCAGAGCAAAGAAGGCCATATACATGGATGATGATGTGATCGTGCAAG GTGATATTCTTGCCCTGTACAATACACCACTGAAGCCAGGACACGCAGCTGCATTTTCAGAAGACTGTGATTCAACCTCTGCTAAAGTTGTCAtccgtggagcagggaaccag TACAATTACATTGGATATCTTGACTATAAGAAGGAGAGAATTCGTGAACTTTCCATGAAAGCCAGCACCTGCTCATTTAATCCTGGAGTTTTTGTTGCAAACTTGACAGAATGGAGAAGACAGAATATAACTAACCAGCTGGAAAAATGGATGAAACTTAATGTAGA AGAGGGGCTGTATAGCAGAACACTGGCTGGCAGCATCACAACGCCACCCCTACTGATCGTGTTTTATCAGCAGCACTCCACCATCGACCCTATGTGGAACGTTCGCCACCTTG GTTCCAGTGCTGGAAAACGATATTCACCCCAATTTGTAAAGGCTGCCAAGTTACTCCACTGGAATGGGCACTTTAAGCCATGGGGAAGAACTGCTTCATATACTGATGTCTGGGAAAAATGGTATATTCCAGACCCAACAGGCAAATTCAGCCTAATCCGAAGACATGTGGAGATCTCAAATACAAAGTAA
- the GNL3 gene encoding guanine nucleotide-binding protein-like 3 isoform X1 — MKRPKLKKASKRMTCHKRYKIQKKVREHHRKLRKEAKKRGRKKPRKDPGVPNSAPFKEALLREAELRKQQLEELKQQQKLDRQNERNKKRKLETDPDVKLSNTEPVTEELGQRKAKKAKTSKQNPKRLYCQELKKVIEASDVVLEVLDARDPLGCRCPQVEEAIIRGGQKKLVLVLNKSDLVPKENLENWLSYLNKELPTVVFKASTQQKDKRKRIKVKKKAALSKSEVCVGKQGLWKLLEGFQKTSGKAIHVGVIGFPNVGKSSVINSLKQEQICSVGVSMGLTRCMQLVPLDKQITIIDSPCFIVSPLNSAPALALRSPASIEVVRPLEAASAILSQADAQQVVLKFTVPVFTNSLEFFTSFAQRRGLHQKGGSPNVEGAAKVLWSEWTGAFLGYYCHPPASWTPPPHFNESIVTDMKWGFDLEELEKNNAHSIQAIKSPHLASSILFQSSGLTNGVIDEKDIPEELPKQKKQEQESYEDVKTDQGIVDEEGDDESLAMSPAEEACETLSEKSRADKQSAPSFVLDKMTEEEDDVYDFSTDYV; from the exons ATGAAGCGGCCGA AATTAAAGAAAGCAAGTAAACGCATGACTTGCCACAAGCGGTATAAAATCCAAAAAAAG GTTCGAGAACACCATCGAAAGTTGAGGAAAGAGGCTAAAAAACGGGGTCGAAAGAAGCCTAGGAAAGACCCAGGAGTTCCAAACAGTGCTCCTTTTAAGGAGGCTCTTCTTCGGGAAGCTGAGCTAAGGAAACAGCAG CTTGAAGAACTGAAACAGCAGCAGAAACTTGACAGGCAAAACGAAcggaacaagaaaagaaaacttgaaactGACCCTGATGTTAAGCTATCTAACACAGAACCTGTAACAGAG GAATTAGGGCAACGCAAAGCTAAGAAAGCCAAGacaagcaaacagaatccaaagaGGCTGTACTGTCAGGAACTTAAAAAG GTGATTGAAGCCTCAGATGTTGTGCTAGAGGTGTTGGATGCCAGAGATCCTCTTGGTTGCAGGTGTCCCCAGGTAGAAGAAGCCATCATCCGGGGTGGACAGAAAAAGCTGGTACTCGTATTAAATAAATCAG ATTTGGTACCAAAGGAGAATTTGGAGAACTGGCTAAGTTATTTGAACAAAGAATTGCCAACAGTGGTGTTCAAAGCCTCAACACAACAAAAGGACAAAAGGAAGCGTATCAAG GTAAAGAAGAAAGCTGCTCTGTCCAAAAGTGAAGTCTGTGTTGGAAAACAAGGCCTTTGGAAGCTTCTTGAAGGTTTTCAGAAAACTTCTGGCAAAGCCATTCATGTTGGGGTAATTG GTTTCCCAAATGTGGGGAAAAGCAGTGTCATCAATAGCTTAAAGCAAGAACAGATATGCAGTGTTGGTGTATCCATGGGGCTCACGAG GTGCATGCAGCTTGTCCCCTTGGACAAACAAATCACAATCATAGACAGTCCATGTTTCATTGTGTCTCCACTTAACTCTGCTCCTGCACTTGCTCTGAGAAGTCCGGCAAGTATTGAGGTAGTAAGACCATTGGAGGCTGCTAGCGCCATCCTGTCCCAGGCTGATGCCCAACAG gtAGTACTGAAATTTACTGTCCCCGTCTTTACAAATTCTCTGGAATTTTTTACTTCATTTGCTCAGAGAAGAGGACTGCACCAAAAAGGTGGAAGCCCAAATGTAGAAGGTGCTGCCAAAGTGCTGTGGTCTGAGTGGACAGG tGCTTTCTTAGGTTACTATTGCCATCCCCCTGCATCTTGGACTCCTCCTCCACATTTTAATGAGAGCATTGTGACAGACATGAAATGGGGCTTTGATCTGGAAGAACTGGAAAAGAACAATGCACACAGCATACAAG CCATCAAGAGCCCTCATTTAGCCAGTAGCATCCTTTTCCAGTCATCGGGTCTGACAAATGGAGTGATAGATGAAAAGGACATACCTGAAGAATtgccaaaacagaaaaaacaggAGCAGGAGAGCTACGAAGATGTCAAGACGGATCAGGGAATTGTTGACGAAGAAGGTGAT GATGAGAGCTTAGCCATGTCCCCCGCAGAAGAGGCCTGTGAGACACTGTCTGAGAAGTCTCGAGCAG ATAAGCAGTCTGCACCATCTTTTGTCTTGGATAAAATGACTGAAGAGGAAGATGATGTTTATGACTTCAGTACAGATTATGTATAA
- the GNL3 gene encoding guanine nucleotide-binding protein-like 3 isoform X2 — protein MTCHKRYKIQKKVREHHRKLRKEAKKRGRKKPRKDPGVPNSAPFKEALLREAELRKQQLEELKQQQKLDRQNERNKKRKLETDPDVKLSNTEPVTEELGQRKAKKAKTSKQNPKRLYCQELKKVIEASDVVLEVLDARDPLGCRCPQVEEAIIRGGQKKLVLVLNKSDLVPKENLENWLSYLNKELPTVVFKASTQQKDKRKRIKVKKKAALSKSEVCVGKQGLWKLLEGFQKTSGKAIHVGVIGFPNVGKSSVINSLKQEQICSVGVSMGLTRCMQLVPLDKQITIIDSPCFIVSPLNSAPALALRSPASIEVVRPLEAASAILSQADAQQVVLKFTVPVFTNSLEFFTSFAQRRGLHQKGGSPNVEGAAKVLWSEWTGAFLGYYCHPPASWTPPPHFNESIVTDMKWGFDLEELEKNNAHSIQAIKSPHLASSILFQSSGLTNGVIDEKDIPEELPKQKKQEQESYEDVKTDQGIVDEEGDDESLAMSPAEEACETLSEKSRADKQSAPSFVLDKMTEEEDDVYDFSTDYV, from the exons ATGACTTGCCACAAGCGGTATAAAATCCAAAAAAAG GTTCGAGAACACCATCGAAAGTTGAGGAAAGAGGCTAAAAAACGGGGTCGAAAGAAGCCTAGGAAAGACCCAGGAGTTCCAAACAGTGCTCCTTTTAAGGAGGCTCTTCTTCGGGAAGCTGAGCTAAGGAAACAGCAG CTTGAAGAACTGAAACAGCAGCAGAAACTTGACAGGCAAAACGAAcggaacaagaaaagaaaacttgaaactGACCCTGATGTTAAGCTATCTAACACAGAACCTGTAACAGAG GAATTAGGGCAACGCAAAGCTAAGAAAGCCAAGacaagcaaacagaatccaaagaGGCTGTACTGTCAGGAACTTAAAAAG GTGATTGAAGCCTCAGATGTTGTGCTAGAGGTGTTGGATGCCAGAGATCCTCTTGGTTGCAGGTGTCCCCAGGTAGAAGAAGCCATCATCCGGGGTGGACAGAAAAAGCTGGTACTCGTATTAAATAAATCAG ATTTGGTACCAAAGGAGAATTTGGAGAACTGGCTAAGTTATTTGAACAAAGAATTGCCAACAGTGGTGTTCAAAGCCTCAACACAACAAAAGGACAAAAGGAAGCGTATCAAG GTAAAGAAGAAAGCTGCTCTGTCCAAAAGTGAAGTCTGTGTTGGAAAACAAGGCCTTTGGAAGCTTCTTGAAGGTTTTCAGAAAACTTCTGGCAAAGCCATTCATGTTGGGGTAATTG GTTTCCCAAATGTGGGGAAAAGCAGTGTCATCAATAGCTTAAAGCAAGAACAGATATGCAGTGTTGGTGTATCCATGGGGCTCACGAG GTGCATGCAGCTTGTCCCCTTGGACAAACAAATCACAATCATAGACAGTCCATGTTTCATTGTGTCTCCACTTAACTCTGCTCCTGCACTTGCTCTGAGAAGTCCGGCAAGTATTGAGGTAGTAAGACCATTGGAGGCTGCTAGCGCCATCCTGTCCCAGGCTGATGCCCAACAG gtAGTACTGAAATTTACTGTCCCCGTCTTTACAAATTCTCTGGAATTTTTTACTTCATTTGCTCAGAGAAGAGGACTGCACCAAAAAGGTGGAAGCCCAAATGTAGAAGGTGCTGCCAAAGTGCTGTGGTCTGAGTGGACAGG tGCTTTCTTAGGTTACTATTGCCATCCCCCTGCATCTTGGACTCCTCCTCCACATTTTAATGAGAGCATTGTGACAGACATGAAATGGGGCTTTGATCTGGAAGAACTGGAAAAGAACAATGCACACAGCATACAAG CCATCAAGAGCCCTCATTTAGCCAGTAGCATCCTTTTCCAGTCATCGGGTCTGACAAATGGAGTGATAGATGAAAAGGACATACCTGAAGAATtgccaaaacagaaaaaacaggAGCAGGAGAGCTACGAAGATGTCAAGACGGATCAGGGAATTGTTGACGAAGAAGGTGAT GATGAGAGCTTAGCCATGTCCCCCGCAGAAGAGGCCTGTGAGACACTGTCTGAGAAGTCTCGAGCAG ATAAGCAGTCTGCACCATCTTTTGTCTTGGATAAAATGACTGAAGAGGAAGATGATGTTTATGACTTCAGTACAGATTATGTATAA
- the GLT8D1 gene encoding glycosyltransferase 8 domain-containing protein 1 isoform X2 — protein sequence MVMVFAIHQHESATGLKTNIYIRQKRKMSFRKVNIVILVLAVALFLLVLHHNFLGLSSLLRNEVSDSGIVGLQPVDFIPNAPQRVVDGREEEIPVVIAASEDRLGGAIAAINSIQHNTRSNVIFYIVTLNGTADHLRSWLSSSNLKRIRYKIVNFDTKLLEGKVKEDPDQGESIKPLTFARFYLPILVPRAKKAIYMDDDVIVQGDILALYNTPLKPGHAAAFSEDCDSTSAKVVIRGAGNQYNYIGYLDYKKERIRELSMKASTCSFNPGVFVANLTEWRRQNITNQLEKWMKLNVEEGLYSRTLAGSITTPPLLIVFYQQHSTIDPMWNVRHLGSSAGKRYSPQFVKAAKLLHWNGHFKPWGRTASYTDVWEKWYIPDPTGKFSLIRRHVEISNTK from the exons Atggtgatggtttttgccatacatcaacatgaatcagccacag ggttaaaaactaatatttatataagacagaagagaaagatgTCATTTCGTAAAG TAAATATCGTCATCCTGGTCCTGGCTGTTGCTCTCTTCTTACTGGTTTTGCATCATAACTTCCTTGGTCTGAGCAGTTTGCTGAGGAATGAGGTTTCAG ATTCAGGAATTGTGGGGCTTCAGCCAGTGGACTTTATCCCAAATGCTCCCCAACGTGTGGTAGACGGGAGAGAAGAGGAGATTCCTGTGGTCATTGCTGCATCTGAAGATAGGCTCGGAGGGGCCATTGCAGCCATAAACAGCATTCAGCACAATACTCGCTCCAACGTGATTTTCTACATTGTTACACTCAATGGCACAGCAGACCATCTCCG GTCCTGGCTCAGTAGCAGTAACCTGAAACGTATCAGGTACAAAATTGTGAATTTTGACACTAAACTTTTGGAAGGGAAAGTAAAGGAGGATCCTGACCAGGGGGAATCCATAAAACCA TTAACCTTTGCAAGGTTCTACTTGCCAATTCTGGTTCCCAGAGCAAAGAAGGCCATATACATGGATGATGATGTGATCGTGCAAG GTGATATTCTTGCCCTGTACAATACACCACTGAAGCCAGGACACGCAGCTGCATTTTCAGAAGACTGTGATTCAACCTCTGCTAAAGTTGTCAtccgtggagcagggaaccag TACAATTACATTGGATATCTTGACTATAAGAAGGAGAGAATTCGTGAACTTTCCATGAAAGCCAGCACCTGCTCATTTAATCCTGGAGTTTTTGTTGCAAACTTGACAGAATGGAGAAGACAGAATATAACTAACCAGCTGGAAAAATGGATGAAACTTAATGTAGA AGAGGGGCTGTATAGCAGAACACTGGCTGGCAGCATCACAACGCCACCCCTACTGATCGTGTTTTATCAGCAGCACTCCACCATCGACCCTATGTGGAACGTTCGCCACCTTG GTTCCAGTGCTGGAAAACGATATTCACCCCAATTTGTAAAGGCTGCCAAGTTACTCCACTGGAATGGGCACTTTAAGCCATGGGGAAGAACTGCTTCATATACTGATGTCTGGGAAAAATGGTATATTCCAGACCCAACAGGCAAATTCAGCCTAATCCGAAGACATGTGGAGATCTCAAATACAAAGTAA